Proteins encoded within one genomic window of Amorphoplanes friuliensis DSM 7358:
- a CDS encoding serine/threonine protein kinase: MSDERTTPLRPRDPRKLGSYELIGRLGEGGMGTVYLARSAAGVLVAVKMVRADLAPDDAFRRRFRSEVNRVRQVPPFCTAEVLDADPDHEQPYLVVEYVDGPSLAEVVEERGPLTASNLHSVAIGVATALTAIHGAGVIHRDLKPRNVLLAPGSPKVIDFGIARAMEATSAHTQTDQMVGTVAYMAPERFASDTDTPLTPAADVFAWGGVVAYAGTGRTPFSADSPPATAARILTQPPDLTGLSGPLRDLIGHALEKDPANRPSARELLDLLVAGPQRPAASGAALDHQPGLRHAAEEAQAVTGYHAGRQLTALAAPTTLVGYSENSIVTQPVPTSPAGPTTPFLLHDPTPRRPWVLPVAVALLVIAVLAVGGMAATFWPRGGTDDPVAGPSFPPDPDPDAGLLLADPLLQRRLWQSTVDSREQASCSFDGGLIVRRETRGVFKCRGPEDAEPDDLQAEVGIRLLTADSCASIWMRFDDNRGYQVRICERNVYIGSHKSRSMTVYKTFPLDDTPIGVGAPATRITVSVVGNVLEVLRDGELVGSVPVQDKEITSGKVVLGLFTERGAPQQGPYVVSFTNIKIWPIER; encoded by the coding sequence ATGTCGGACGAGCGGACCACACCGCTGCGCCCGCGTGACCCCCGCAAGCTCGGTTCCTACGAGCTGATCGGCCGCCTCGGCGAGGGCGGCATGGGCACGGTCTACCTGGCCCGCAGCGCCGCCGGTGTGCTGGTGGCGGTCAAGATGGTCCGGGCCGACCTGGCACCCGACGACGCGTTCCGGCGCCGTTTCCGCAGCGAGGTCAACCGCGTGCGGCAGGTGCCGCCGTTCTGCACGGCGGAGGTCCTCGACGCCGATCCCGACCACGAGCAGCCCTACCTGGTCGTCGAGTACGTCGACGGGCCCAGCCTGGCCGAGGTCGTCGAGGAACGCGGGCCGCTCACGGCGTCCAATCTGCACAGTGTCGCCATCGGTGTCGCCACCGCACTGACCGCGATCCACGGCGCGGGTGTGATCCACCGCGATCTGAAACCCCGCAACGTGCTCCTCGCGCCCGGCAGCCCCAAGGTCATCGACTTCGGCATCGCCCGGGCAATGGAGGCGACCAGCGCGCACACGCAGACCGACCAGATGGTGGGCACGGTCGCCTACATGGCCCCGGAACGCTTCGCCTCCGACACCGACACCCCGCTGACCCCGGCCGCCGACGTGTTCGCGTGGGGTGGTGTCGTGGCCTACGCGGGCACCGGCCGGACGCCGTTCAGCGCCGACTCGCCGCCGGCCACCGCGGCCCGTATCCTCACCCAGCCGCCCGACCTGACCGGTCTCAGCGGCCCCTTGCGCGACCTCATCGGGCACGCGCTGGAGAAGGACCCGGCCAACCGCCCCAGCGCCCGCGAACTGCTCGACCTGCTGGTCGCCGGCCCGCAGCGGCCCGCCGCCTCCGGTGCCGCCCTCGACCACCAGCCCGGTCTCCGGCACGCCGCCGAGGAGGCGCAGGCGGTCACCGGGTACCACGCGGGCCGTCAGCTGACCGCGCTGGCGGCGCCGACAACGCTGGTCGGGTACAGCGAGAACTCGATCGTCACCCAGCCGGTGCCGACCTCACCGGCCGGACCGACAACACCCTTCCTGCTCCACGACCCGACCCCGCGGCGCCCCTGGGTCCTGCCGGTCGCGGTCGCACTGCTGGTCATCGCGGTGCTCGCGGTCGGCGGCATGGCCGCGACGTTCTGGCCGCGCGGCGGAACCGACGACCCGGTGGCCGGCCCCAGCTTCCCGCCGGACCCAGACCCCGACGCGGGCCTGCTGCTCGCCGACCCCCTCCTGCAGCGCCGCCTCTGGCAGTCCACGGTCGACAGCCGAGAACAAGCAAGCTGCTCCTTCGACGGCGGCCTCATCGTCCGGCGCGAGACCCGCGGCGTCTTCAAGTGCCGCGGCCCCGAGGACGCCGAACCCGACGACCTCCAGGCCGAGGTCGGCATCCGCCTGCTCACCGCCGACAGCTGCGCCTCGATCTGGATGCGCTTCGACGACAACCGCGGCTACCAGGTCCGCATCTGCGAACGCAACGTCTACATCGGCTCGCACAAGTCGCGCAGCATGACGGTCTACAAAACCTTCCCCCTGGACGACACCCCGATCGGCGTCGGCGCCCCGGCCACCCGCATCACGGTCAGCGTCGTCGGCAACGTCCTCGAGGTCCTCCGCGACGGCGAACTCGTCGGCAGCGTCCCGGTCCAGGACAAGGAAATCACCAGCGGCAAGGTCGTCCTCGGCCTCTTCACCGAACGCGGCGCCCCGCAACAGGGGCCCTACGTGGTCTCCTTCACCAACATCAAGATCTGGCCCATCGAACGCTGA
- a CDS encoding nucleotidyltransferase family protein codes for MFVTGVVLAAGNSVRFGLGEAKQLLPYRGRTLLDAGLDLARACAFDQRLVTLGGSAAAVRARADLTGFDTVDVPAAGTGCGASVSTAVRSVDPRADGLVLLLGDQPGVRVATVTALLTAGGPLRVSRYADSLGHPFWFGREMFGALGELHGDKAVWKLLHSGTHPVTEVEVAGPVPIDVDTREDYERLLAGDHLVR; via the coding sequence GTGTTCGTGACCGGTGTGGTGCTCGCGGCGGGGAATTCGGTGCGATTCGGGCTGGGTGAGGCGAAACAGCTGCTCCCGTACCGGGGAAGGACCCTGCTCGACGCCGGCCTGGACCTGGCCCGGGCCTGCGCCTTCGACCAGCGGCTGGTGACGCTCGGCGGGTCGGCCGCCGCGGTCCGCGCCAGGGCCGACCTGACCGGTTTCGACACGGTCGACGTGCCGGCGGCCGGCACCGGCTGTGGTGCGTCGGTGAGCACGGCCGTCCGGTCGGTCGACCCCCGCGCCGACGGGCTCGTGCTGCTGCTCGGCGACCAGCCCGGCGTCCGCGTGGCCACGGTCACCGCGCTGCTCACGGCCGGTGGCCCCCTGCGGGTCAGCCGGTACGCCGACAGCCTCGGCCACCCGTTCTGGTTCGGCCGGGAGATGTTCGGGGCGCTCGGTGAGCTGCACGGCGACAAGGCGGTGTGGAAGCTGCTGCACTCCGGAACGCACCCGGTGACCGAGGTGGAGGTGGCCGGGCCCGTGCCGATCGACGTCGACACCCGCGAGGACTACGAACGACTGCTGGCCGGAGACCACCTTGTCCGCTGA
- a CDS encoding Tex family protein: MTTTIHQRIAQELGVREGQVTAAVDLLDGGATVPFIARYRKEVTGTLDDQQLRTLEERLGYLRELEDRRAAVLESIRSQGKLDDALEAQILGAESKARLEDIYLPFKPKRRTRAQIAREAGLEPLADLLIGDATRDPKAEAAPYVDADKGVADVAAALDGARAILIERFAEDPDLIGELRERMWTKGRLVAKVRDGKQTDGAKFADYFDFAEPFTKLPSHRILAMFRGEKEDVLDLTMEPEEGVEDGTPSSFEASVAGKFAITDHGRPGDRWLLDTVRWAWRTRILIHLGADIRVRLWQAAEDEAVRVFAANLRDLLLAAPAGTRSTMGLDPGFRTGVKVAVVDATGKCVATSVIYPHVPQNKWDQSVHTLAALAKEHNVDLVAIGNGTASRETDRLAADLIKLHPDLGLTKVMVSEAGASVYSASAYASQELPGMDVSLRGAVSIARRLQDPLAELVKIDPRSIGVGQYQHDLSEVKLSKSLDAVVEDCVNAVGVDVNTASAPLLTRVSGIGAGLAENIVLHRDSNGPFKNRSEIKKVARLGPKAFEQCAGFLRIPDGDDPLDASSVHPESYPVVRTILATAGGDLKTVIGNSPLLRALRPEKFVTDTVGLPTVTDILRELEKPGRDPRPAFTTATFADGVEKIADLRPGMILEGVVTNVAAFGAFVDVGVHQDGLVHVSALSNTYVKDPREVVKSGDVVKVRVVEVDEVRKRISLTMKLEDKPEQRAPREPREPGGQRQGGGGGQQRRGGGGPQGGQAGGGGKGGGQGGGQSGGQGGGRGQGGGQGGGGQRQGGGQPRQGGGQRQGGGRGQGSSSGGGFGNDAMADALRRAGLTKD; the protein is encoded by the coding sequence GTGACGACCACCATCCATCAGCGCATTGCCCAGGAGCTCGGGGTCCGCGAGGGTCAGGTGACGGCTGCGGTCGACCTGCTGGACGGCGGCGCCACGGTGCCGTTCATCGCCCGCTACCGCAAAGAGGTCACCGGCACTCTCGACGACCAGCAGCTCCGGACGCTCGAGGAGCGCCTCGGTTATCTGCGGGAGCTCGAGGACCGCCGCGCGGCGGTGCTCGAGTCGATCCGCTCGCAGGGCAAGCTCGACGACGCCCTCGAGGCGCAGATCCTCGGCGCCGAGTCCAAGGCCCGCCTCGAGGACATCTACCTGCCCTTCAAGCCCAAGCGCCGCACCCGGGCGCAGATCGCCCGCGAGGCCGGTCTCGAGCCGCTCGCCGACCTGCTGATCGGTGACGCGACCCGCGACCCCAAGGCCGAGGCGGCGCCCTACGTGGACGCCGACAAGGGTGTCGCCGACGTGGCGGCCGCTCTCGACGGCGCCCGCGCGATCCTCATCGAACGCTTCGCCGAGGATCCCGACCTCATCGGTGAGCTGCGCGAACGCATGTGGACCAAGGGCCGGCTGGTCGCCAAGGTCCGCGACGGCAAGCAGACCGACGGTGCGAAGTTCGCCGACTACTTCGACTTCGCCGAGCCGTTCACCAAGCTGCCCTCGCACCGCATCCTCGCCATGTTCCGCGGCGAGAAGGAGGACGTCCTCGACCTGACCATGGAGCCCGAGGAAGGCGTCGAGGACGGCACACCCTCGTCCTTCGAGGCCTCGGTCGCCGGGAAGTTCGCCATCACCGACCACGGCCGGCCGGGTGACCGCTGGCTGCTCGACACGGTCCGCTGGGCCTGGCGCACCCGCATTCTGATCCACCTCGGCGCGGACATCCGTGTCCGCCTCTGGCAGGCGGCCGAGGACGAGGCCGTCCGGGTCTTCGCGGCCAACCTGCGCGACCTGCTCCTTGCCGCGCCCGCCGGCACGCGTTCCACGATGGGCCTCGACCCCGGATTCCGTACGGGTGTGAAGGTGGCCGTCGTCGACGCGACCGGCAAATGTGTCGCCACCTCGGTGATCTACCCGCACGTGCCCCAGAACAAGTGGGACCAGTCGGTGCACACGCTGGCCGCCCTGGCCAAGGAACACAACGTCGACCTGGTCGCCATCGGCAACGGCACCGCGTCCCGGGAGACCGACCGGCTCGCCGCCGACCTGATCAAGCTGCACCCGGACCTCGGGCTGACCAAGGTCATGGTGTCCGAGGCCGGCGCGTCGGTCTACTCGGCTTCGGCGTACGCATCGCAGGAACTGCCCGGGATGGACGTCTCGCTGCGCGGTGCGGTCTCCATCGCCCGCCGCCTGCAGGACCCGCTCGCCGAACTGGTGAAGATCGACCCCCGCTCGATCGGCGTCGGGCAGTACCAGCACGACCTGTCCGAGGTGAAACTGTCCAAGTCCCTCGACGCGGTCGTCGAGGACTGTGTGAACGCCGTCGGCGTCGACGTCAACACGGCGTCCGCTCCCCTGCTGACCCGGGTCTCCGGCATCGGCGCGGGCCTCGCGGAGAACATCGTGCTGCACCGCGACTCCAACGGCCCGTTCAAGAACCGCTCCGAGATCAAGAAGGTCGCCCGCCTCGGCCCCAAAGCCTTCGAACAGTGCGCGGGCTTCCTGCGCATCCCCGACGGCGACGACCCGCTGGACGCATCCAGCGTGCACCCGGAGTCGTACCCCGTGGTCCGCACGATCCTCGCCACCGCCGGTGGTGACCTCAAAACGGTGATCGGCAACAGCCCGCTCCTCCGGGCCCTGCGCCCGGAGAAGTTCGTCACCGACACCGTCGGCCTCCCCACCGTCACCGACATCCTCCGCGAGCTGGAGAAGCCCGGCCGCGACCCCCGACCGGCGTTCACCACGGCCACCTTCGCCGACGGCGTCGAGAAGATCGCCGACCTCCGCCCCGGCATGATCCTCGAAGGCGTCGTCACCAACGTGGCCGCCTTCGGCGCCTTCGTCGACGTCGGCGTCCACCAGGACGGGCTCGTGCACGTCTCGGCCCTGTCCAACACCTACGTGAAGGACCCCCGCGAGGTCGTCAAGTCCGGCGACGTCGTGAAGGTCCGCGTCGTCGAGGTCGACGAGGTCCGCAAACGGATCTCCCTGACCATGAAACTCGAGGACAAGCCCGAGCAGCGCGCTCCCCGCGAACCGCGCGAGCCCGGCGGCCAGCGCCAGGGCGGCGGCGGAGGCCAGCAACGCCGAGGCGGAGGCGGCCCTCAGGGTGGCCAGGCCGGTGGCGGAGGCAAGGGCGGCGGCCAAGGCGGCGGCCAGAGCGGCGGCCAAGGCGGCGGCAGAGGCCAAGGTGGCGGCCAGGGCGGCGGAGGTCAGCGCCAGGGTGGCGGCCAGCCCCGCCAGGGCGGCGGCCAGCGTCAGGGCGGCGGCCGCGGCCAGGGCTCGTCGAGCGGCGGCGGCTTCGGCAACGACGCCATGGCCGACGCGTTGCGCCGTGCCGGTCTGACCAAGGACTGA
- a CDS encoding XdhC family protein, protein MTDIAERARTLTQQRRPFVHATVVRAQEPTSARAGDAAVILDDGSIEGFVGGQCAESSVRSAALGTLRDGQTLLLRVLPDGTADFPETPGALVVVNPCHSGGAIEIFLRPVLPRPVLRLAGDNPIGSAVATLAAFLDFEVTRDGTPEGATAAVIAGLGKGEEDTIRAALDAGVGFIALVASRKRGAAVLDAMGLTAGELARIHTPAGLDIGARTPPEIALSIMGEVVRAVRVDGLAASSTAVAALTATDPVCGMTVVLGPDALTANGHYFCGPGCRVAFLARV, encoded by the coding sequence GTGACCGACATCGCCGAGCGCGCCCGGACGCTGACCCAGCAGCGGCGTCCGTTCGTGCACGCCACCGTGGTCCGCGCGCAGGAGCCGACCTCCGCCCGCGCGGGCGACGCCGCCGTCATCCTCGACGACGGGTCCATCGAGGGCTTCGTGGGTGGTCAGTGCGCGGAGAGTTCCGTACGCTCCGCCGCCCTCGGCACCCTGCGCGACGGGCAGACGCTGCTGCTCCGCGTGCTGCCGGACGGCACGGCGGACTTCCCGGAGACACCGGGCGCGCTGGTCGTGGTCAACCCGTGCCACTCCGGCGGGGCGATCGAGATCTTCCTGCGCCCGGTGCTGCCCCGCCCGGTGCTGCGCCTGGCCGGCGACAACCCCATCGGCTCGGCGGTGGCCACCCTCGCTGCCTTCCTGGACTTCGAGGTGACCCGGGACGGTACGCCCGAAGGCGCCACGGCGGCCGTGATCGCGGGGCTGGGGAAAGGTGAGGAGGACACGATCCGCGCGGCGCTCGACGCCGGTGTCGGCTTCATCGCCCTGGTGGCGAGCCGTAAGCGCGGCGCGGCGGTGCTCGACGCGATGGGCCTGACCGCCGGCGAGCTCGCGCGCATCCACACGCCCGCGGGTCTCGACATCGGTGCCCGCACGCCGCCGGAGATCGCCCTGTCGATCATGGGCGAGGTGGTTCGCGCGGTCCGCGTCGACGGCCTCGCCGCGTCGTCCACCGCGGTCGCTGCGCTCACCGCGACCGACCCGGTCTGCGGGATGACGGTCGTGCTCGGACCGGACGCCCTGACCGCGAACGGTCACTACTTCTGCGGTCCCGGCTGCCGCGTAGCCTTCCTCGCGCGGGTCTGA
- a CDS encoding AAA family ATPase — translation MSADLLTGPADVRRGLDAVDYLVDDGLAMALFLALRLGRPLLLEGEPGVGKTAAAKALARVLDTTLIRLQCYEGLGVPEALYEWNHQRQLLAIRLAEARSERLGEADLFTAEFLLERPILRAVRESGPVPPVLLIDEIDRADDEFEALLFEFLGEAAITIPELGTFTAVRPPIVVLTSNRSRELHDALRRRCLYHWIDYPSAARAAEILRRTVPGADTALITAATAFIGRVRGLDLDKSPGLAETIDWVAALSALGVTELIPSQVVRTLGAIAKTPDDRDLITAALPAAPPVAPPERQS, via the coding sequence TTGTCCGCTGACCTCCTCACCGGCCCCGCCGACGTCCGGCGCGGACTCGACGCCGTCGACTACCTGGTGGACGACGGGCTGGCCATGGCGTTGTTCCTGGCCCTGCGCCTCGGCCGGCCCCTGCTCCTCGAAGGCGAACCCGGCGTCGGCAAGACCGCCGCGGCCAAAGCCCTCGCCCGCGTGCTCGACACGACGCTGATCCGCCTGCAGTGCTACGAAGGCCTCGGCGTGCCCGAGGCGCTCTACGAGTGGAACCACCAGCGGCAGCTGCTCGCGATCCGCCTCGCCGAGGCTCGCTCGGAACGGCTCGGCGAGGCCGACCTGTTCACCGCCGAGTTCCTCCTCGAACGCCCGATCCTGCGAGCCGTCCGCGAATCCGGACCGGTACCCCCGGTGCTGCTCATCGACGAGATCGACCGCGCCGACGACGAATTCGAGGCGCTGCTCTTCGAGTTCCTCGGCGAGGCCGCGATCACCATCCCCGAGCTGGGCACGTTCACCGCCGTCCGCCCGCCGATCGTGGTCCTGACCTCCAACCGCAGCCGCGAACTCCACGACGCGCTCCGCCGCCGCTGCCTCTACCACTGGATCGACTACCCGTCGGCCGCCCGCGCCGCGGAGATCCTCCGGCGTACCGTCCCCGGCGCCGACACCGCCCTAATAACCGCCGCGACGGCCTTCATCGGCCGGGTCCGCGGCCTCGACCTCGACAAGTCACCCGGCCTGGCCGAAACGATCGACTGGGTCGCCGCCCTGTCCGCGCTCGGCGTCACCGAGCTGATCCCGTCGCAGGTGGTCCGCACGCTCGGCGCCATCGCGAAGACCCCCGACGACCGCGACCTGATCACGGCCGCCCTCCCGGCCGCGCCCCCGGTCGCACCCCCGGAAAGGCAATCATGA
- a CDS encoding vWA domain-containing protein yields MPCGLTDVEDFVRALGVCPPLSRDRLYWAARVSLVRRQADLAAFEGVFAGIFDETPAVSERRGPAPRGESFVSLPAAEGAPDQGGLPWATLPPVVADAEESAADRGVPERRPSALAALAELPFEDLDAAQVAALGERLRAVDWPTRRTRRQQTGSAGRRIAVRPTLTRARRTGWEPVALVRSRPVRRPRRVVLLCDVSQSMQAQATAYLHLMRAFATVADAEVFAFATTLTRLTVVLRHTSAATAVARAGDLVTDRFGGTRIATNLRALLASHHGNTVRGAIVVIGSDGWDSDPPADLAAVLARLRRRAYRIIWMNPRAGVPGFAPQVGAMAAALPFCDRLLPAGTFADLTGVAAEIAACVRPATRGC; encoded by the coding sequence GTGCCTTGCGGTCTGACCGATGTGGAGGACTTTGTCCGGGCGCTCGGGGTGTGCCCGCCGCTGTCGCGCGACCGGCTCTACTGGGCCGCGCGGGTGAGTCTGGTGCGGCGGCAGGCAGATCTGGCGGCGTTCGAGGGGGTGTTCGCGGGGATCTTCGACGAGACGCCGGCGGTGTCCGAGCGTCGTGGACCCGCGCCGCGTGGTGAGTCGTTCGTGTCGCTGCCGGCCGCGGAAGGGGCTCCTGACCAGGGCGGACTTCCGTGGGCAACGCTGCCGCCGGTGGTTGCGGACGCCGAGGAGTCCGCCGCCGACCGCGGTGTCCCGGAACGCCGGCCGAGCGCGCTCGCGGCGCTGGCCGAGCTGCCGTTCGAGGACCTGGACGCCGCGCAGGTGGCGGCGCTGGGGGAGCGGTTGCGGGCGGTGGACTGGCCGACCCGGCGGACACGACGGCAGCAGACCGGTTCGGCCGGGCGCCGGATCGCGGTGCGCCCGACCCTGACCCGGGCCCGCCGCACCGGCTGGGAACCGGTCGCCCTGGTGCGGTCCCGGCCGGTCCGCCGCCCGCGTCGCGTGGTGCTGCTCTGCGACGTCAGCCAGTCGATGCAGGCGCAGGCCACGGCCTACCTGCATCTGATGCGGGCGTTCGCGACGGTCGCGGACGCGGAGGTCTTCGCTTTCGCGACGACGCTGACGCGGCTGACCGTGGTGCTGCGGCACACGTCGGCCGCGACTGCCGTGGCCCGTGCCGGTGACCTGGTCACGGACCGCTTCGGGGGCACCCGCATCGCCACGAACCTCCGCGCGCTGCTGGCCTCCCACCACGGCAACACCGTCCGCGGCGCGATCGTGGTGATCGGCTCCGACGGCTGGGACAGCGACCCACCCGCCGACCTGGCCGCGGTCCTGGCCCGTTTGCGCCGCCGGGCGTACCGGATCATCTGGATGAATCCCCGTGCCGGGGTGCCGGGTTTTGCACCGCAGGTCGGGGCGATGGCTGCGGCTCTGCCGTTCTGCGACCGGCTTCTGCCCGCCGGCACCTTCGCCGACCTGACCGGGGTCGCGGCAGAGATCGCTGCCTGCGTGAGGCCGGCCACCCGGGGCTGTTGA
- a CDS encoding LysR family transcriptional regulator, with amino-acid sequence MTPTQLRAYSAVVRLGSVKQAAAQLEVSESAVSLNIGQLRRELGDQLFTRTAAGLAFTPGGLRLASRAAELLGLQDRTVLEVSAAGRGRRLLRVAASSLFAEHAAPGLIELFAKRAADLDVELSVRNPAHFDTLLLTRTVDIAIGPQPAAVEPGLASRPVMNYRVVLVVGPTHPLAGVSAGPHQLREQTWLLGPSAAADVGAVPALLRRLGVPEENQQIFQSHAAALEEAKRGKGVAAGLSFTVAQDVAHGHLLHVTGPQATFETVWHSLMLTEQGSPSPAAELSRFAATPRAIQAMMRGAGVTVGHFRPSVHVTLWS; translated from the coding sequence GTGACGCCCACGCAGTTGCGGGCGTACTCGGCCGTCGTGCGACTGGGCTCCGTCAAGCAGGCGGCCGCCCAGCTCGAGGTCTCGGAGTCGGCGGTCTCCCTGAACATCGGTCAGCTCCGCCGTGAGCTGGGAGATCAACTGTTCACCCGGACGGCCGCGGGTCTGGCGTTCACGCCCGGTGGTCTGCGGCTGGCCAGCCGCGCGGCCGAGCTGCTCGGCCTGCAGGACCGCACGGTGCTCGAGGTCAGCGCGGCCGGTCGCGGCCGGCGCCTGCTCCGGGTCGCGGCATCGAGCCTCTTCGCCGAACACGCGGCGCCCGGTCTCATCGAGCTGTTCGCCAAACGGGCGGCGGATCTCGACGTCGAGCTGAGTGTTCGCAACCCCGCCCACTTCGACACGCTGCTGCTGACCCGGACGGTCGACATCGCGATCGGCCCGCAGCCGGCAGCGGTCGAGCCCGGCCTGGCGAGCCGCCCGGTGATGAACTACCGCGTCGTCCTGGTCGTCGGCCCGACCCATCCCCTGGCCGGGGTGTCCGCCGGGCCGCACCAGCTGCGCGAGCAGACCTGGCTGCTCGGCCCGTCCGCGGCGGCCGACGTCGGCGCGGTCCCGGCCCTGCTGCGCCGCCTGGGTGTCCCCGAGGAAAACCAGCAGATCTTCCAGAGCCACGCCGCAGCCCTCGAAGAGGCCAAACGAGGCAAAGGCGTGGCGGCGGGCCTGTCCTTCACGGTCGCGCAGGACGTGGCGCACGGTCATCTGCTGCACGTCACCGGCCCGCAGGCGACGTTCGAGACGGTCTGGCACTCGCTGATGCTCACCGAGCAGGGCAGCCCGTCGCCGGCGGCCGAGCTGAGCCGGTTCGCCGCGACGCCCCGTGCGATCCAGGCGATGATGCGCGGCGCGGGCGTGACGGTCGGTCACTTCCGCCCCTCGGTCCACGTCACCCTCTGGAGCTGA
- a CDS encoding SRPBCC family protein produces MKITNEFTVNTPIDRAWTVLTDLEGIAPCLPGAHLTGVEGDTYTGKVKVKVGPVVSDFTGTARFVEKDDHNRRAVIDAKGRDARSAGNAAAVVTAQLRPDGDRTLVSVDTDLKISGRLAQFGSGMIKEVSGKLLNQFVTNLEAKLAAEQPAPAPAASASAAPAATAAVSAARPATVPVPSAPAATASVSAASAATVPVSAAAATTNTTPATTTPAATTTPAGTTTPATGPAPAAAPASEGVLPGVGEAKLGSTLSGDGGSKAGSNGVGATGGVASGSGGGGAVGGETVSAGRTTSGADQAAASDAGAGSASGRENGAVTLPFSADTGPAQAPVAGAREWIAGDPHAVEASGASTTPVAASGGALGVQDQEPEPLDLLALAGGSVYKRAIPVGIGVVAVAAVIIWFVARR; encoded by the coding sequence ATGAAGATCACCAACGAGTTCACCGTCAACACGCCCATCGACCGGGCCTGGACGGTGCTCACCGACCTCGAAGGCATCGCACCCTGCCTGCCCGGCGCCCACCTGACCGGGGTCGAAGGCGACACCTACACCGGCAAGGTGAAAGTCAAGGTCGGACCGGTCGTATCGGACTTCACGGGCACGGCCCGCTTCGTCGAGAAGGACGACCACAACCGCCGCGCAGTCATCGACGCCAAAGGCCGCGACGCCCGATCCGCGGGAAACGCAGCGGCGGTGGTGACCGCGCAACTGCGACCGGACGGGGACCGCACGCTGGTCAGCGTGGACACCGACCTGAAGATCTCGGGGAGGCTGGCCCAGTTCGGCAGCGGCATGATCAAGGAGGTGTCGGGCAAGCTCCTGAACCAGTTCGTCACCAACCTCGAAGCCAAACTCGCCGCCGAACAGCCCGCCCCGGCCCCCGCTGCGTCGGCCTCCGCGGCTCCGGCCGCTACGGCGGCAGTTTCTGCGGCGCGGCCCGCTACGGTCCCGGTTCCTTCGGCTCCGGCCGCCACGGCCTCCGTCTCTGCGGCCTCGGCCGCTACGGTCCCGGTTTCTGCGGCTGCCGCCACCACCAATACCACCCCCGCCACCACCACCCCGGCCGCCACCACCACCCCGGCCGGCACCACCACCCCCGCCACCGGCCCAGCCCCCGCGGCTGCGCCGGCCTCTGAGGGTGTCTTGCCTGGGGTGGGGGAGGCAAAGCTTGGCTCGACTTTGTCGGGTGACGGCGGGTCCAAGGCTGGCAGCAATGGAGTAGGGGCGACTGGAGGAGTTGCTTCGGGGTCCGGGGGTGGTGGGGCGGTCGGGGGTGAGACTGTTTCGGCTGGTCGTACCACGTCGGGGGCTGATCAAGCTGCGGCGTCCGATGCCGGGGCGGGATCGGCTTCGGGGCGGGAGAACGGTGCGGTGACGTTGCCTTTCTCGGCGGACACGGGGCCGGCGCAGGCGCCCGTGGCCGGGGCGCGGGAGTGGATTGCCGGGGATCCGCATGCGGTTGAGGCGTCCGGCGCGAGCACCACCCCGGTTGCTGCTTCTGGGGGCGCTCTGGGCGTACAGGATCAGGAGCCGGAGCCGCTCGATCTGCTGGCGCTGGCCGGGGGGTCGGTTTACAAAAGGGCGATTCCGGTGGGAATCGGGGTCGTGGCGGTCGCTGCCGTGATCATCTGGTTCGTTGCCCGGCGGTGA